DNA sequence from the Alkaliphilus metalliredigens QYMF genome:
TGGAGATAGGTGTGCCCAAAGGACAGTGGAAGTAGCAGTAAAAAATGTAGGAGGCAGGTGTATTTCTAGCTCTGGTGGTAATCCAACCCCCTTGAGCTCACCAGAAATTATTAAACGGATTAAGGAAGCGAAACATGATCCTGTTGTTGTTATGGTTGATGATAAAGGGAATAGCGGGACAGGGGTAGGGGAGCAAGCATTATACGAAATGGTCAACCATCCTGATATTGAGGTCATGGGAATCATAGCTGTTGCTTCTAATACAAAGGGGGTACAAGGTGCCCATGTGGACTTTTCCGTAGACCAAAATGGTAAAATTATTGAATCACCGGTAGATAAGGATGGCCACAAAAGCATAAAGAAGGTGCTATATGGTGATACAGTTGATATTTTAGACCAATGTCATGTACCTATTATTGTTGG
Encoded proteins:
- a CDS encoding stage V sporulation protein AE codes for the protein MKEEVKRKVIFVTDGDRCAQRTVEVAVKNVGGRCISSSGGNPTPLSSPEIIKRIKEAKHDPVVVMVDDKGNSGTGVGEQALYEMVNHPDIEVMGIIAVASNTKGVQGAHVDFSVDQNGKIIESPVDKDGHKSIKKVLYGDTVDILDQCHVPIIVGIGDIGKMEGHDSSVIGAPIITKALREVMNRSKDH